In the Quercus lobata isolate SW786 chromosome 5, ValleyOak3.0 Primary Assembly, whole genome shotgun sequence genome, one interval contains:
- the LOC115990329 gene encoding uncharacterized protein LOC115990329, with the protein MASIESTNPSDPTHVQPLQFALNSSNDFATPNPPNPYFLSSSENPSNILVTQPLLGMKNYQSWSRAMILALTAKKKIGFINGKITKPDLDSPLYEEWERFNTMALSWMINSMHVDVSSSTMYCETAREMWIELQSLFSQGNGPKIYNL; encoded by the coding sequence ATGGCGTCCATTGAGTCAACCAATCCATCTGATCCAACTCACGTTCAACCTTTACAATTTGCTTTGAACTCAAGCAATGATTTTGCTACTCCTAATCCTCCTAATCCCTATTTTCTTAGTTCAAGTGAAAATCCAAGCAACATTTTGGTTACTCAACCATTGCTTGGAATGAAGAACTATCAATCCTGGTCCAGAGCAATGATTCTAGCTCTTACTGCAAAGAAGAAGATTGGTTTCATTAATGGAAAGATCACAAAACCAGATTTGGATTCGCCCTTATATGAAGAATGGGAGAGGTTTAACACCATGGCGCTTTCTTGGATGATCAATTCAATGCATGTGGATGTGTCCAGTAGCACCATGTACTGTGAAACAGCTAGGGAGATGTGGATTGAATTGCAAAGTCTCTTCTCACAAGGCAATGGTCccaaaatttacaatttatag
- the LOC115992503 gene encoding 26S proteasome non-ATPase regulatory subunit 8 homolog A-like, with product MDPKLTEVSQLFQRFKAAFLRSDFDTCTTFLSQLKVSLTQFRSLPPLFEDTPNAIRELNLARDIYEHAVVLSVKTEDQDAFERDFFQLKPYYTDAGNRLPPSPQEYPILGLNLLRLLVQNRIAEFHTELELLSPTALENPCIKHAVELEQSFMEGAYNRVLSARQTVPHETYVYFMDLLAKTVRDEIAGCSEKAYDYLSINDVREILLFSSERELLEYIKEEHSEWEIKNKIVYFQKAKESAPCKEIPSLHLINQTLSYARELERIV from the exons ATGGATCCGAAGCTCACAGAGGTCTCTCAGCTCTTCCAGCGCTTCAAAGCCGCCTTCTTAAGGAGTGACTTCGATACCTGCACCACTTTCCTCTCACAACTCAAG GTCTCACTGACACAATTCAGAAGCCTGCCACCATTGTTCGAAGACACACCCAATGCTATCCGTGAATTAAACTTAGCAA GGGATATATATGAGCATGCCGTTGTTCTCAGTGTGAAGACAGAGGATCAAGATGCATTTGAGAGGGATTTCTTTCAGTTGAAGCCATATTACACGGATGCTGG CAACCGTCTTCCACCATCCCCTCAGGAGTATCCAATCTTAGGGCTCAACCTGTTGAGACTCCTTGTTCAGAACCGAATTGCAGAATTCCATACAGAACTAGAACTTCTTTCCCCGACTGCTTTGGAGAATCCTTGCATTAAGCATGCAGTGGAGTTAGAGCAGTCCTTTATGGAAGGGGCTTACAACCGTGTGTTGAGTGCTCGACAGACGGTGCCACATGAGACTTATGTCTACTTCATGGATCTTCTGGCAAAGACAGTCAG AGATGAAATAGCTGGATGCAGTGAGAAGGCATATGATTATCTTTCAATCAATGATGTGCGGGAAATTTTGTTGTTCTCTTCTGAACGAGAATTGTTGGAATATATCAAGGAG GAGCATTCGGAGTGGGAGATCAAGAATAAGATTGTCTATTTCCAGAAGGCAAAAGAATCTGCACCTTGCAAAGAAATACCCTCTCTGCATTTGATTAACCAGACACTCAGTTATGCAAGAGAGTTGGAGCGGATTGTGTAA